A single Nocardioides bizhenqiangii DNA region contains:
- a CDS encoding glyoxalase, which yields MNSIDTITLEVADTQAAANFYKSAFGDDLPLDFRESDDPTSGFRGFTISLVVAQPSTVHALVDAAVAAGATTLKPATKSFWGVGGVVQAPDGTIWKIATSAKKDTGPATRDIDEVVLLLGVDDVKATKRFYVDQGLEVAKSFGGKYAEFASPEGSIKLALYSRKFAAKDAGVPAEGSGSHRVVIGCTAGSFTDPDGFVWAS from the coding sequence ATGAACTCCATCGACACCATCACCCTCGAGGTGGCCGACACCCAGGCCGCCGCCAACTTCTACAAGTCCGCCTTCGGCGACGACCTCCCCCTCGACTTCCGCGAGTCCGACGACCCGACCAGCGGGTTCCGCGGTTTCACGATCTCGCTGGTCGTCGCGCAGCCCAGCACCGTCCACGCGCTCGTCGACGCCGCTGTTGCCGCCGGCGCGACGACGCTCAAGCCGGCCACCAAGTCGTTCTGGGGCGTGGGCGGCGTCGTCCAGGCGCCGGACGGGACGATCTGGAAGATCGCCACCTCCGCCAAGAAGGACACCGGCCCGGCCACGCGCGACATCGACGAGGTCGTGCTGCTGCTCGGGGTCGACGACGTGAAGGCGACCAAGCGGTTCTACGTCGACCAAGGGCTCGAGGTGGCGAAGAGCTTCGGCGGCAAGTACGCCGAGTTCGCCAGCCCGGAAGGGTCGATCAAGCTTGCCCTGTACTCGCGGAAGTTCGCGGCGAAGGACGCCGGGGTCCCGGCCGAGGGCTCCGGGTCGCACCGGGTCGTCATCGGGTGCACAGCAGGGTCGTTCACGGACCCCGACGGCTTCGTCTGGGCGAGCTAG
- a CDS encoding SRPBCC family protein, which yields MEYGTIEREIHIEATPEVVYEVISTPEHLREWWPDEAELDPTPGGTGVVSFGKPGEPPAHVEELTVVEADPPRRFAFRWVYDDGVTPAADNSLLVTFELSPSGDGTLLRFTESGFRERGWEVAVLEEAYRDHATGWDHFLPRLVTYADRLVSQS from the coding sequence ATGGAGTACGGAACGATCGAGCGGGAGATCCACATCGAGGCGACTCCCGAGGTGGTCTACGAGGTCATCAGCACACCCGAGCACCTGCGGGAGTGGTGGCCGGACGAGGCCGAGCTCGACCCGACGCCCGGTGGCACGGGCGTGGTCTCGTTCGGCAAGCCCGGCGAGCCTCCCGCCCATGTGGAGGAGCTGACGGTGGTGGAGGCGGACCCGCCCCGGCGGTTCGCGTTCCGCTGGGTGTACGACGACGGCGTGACCCCGGCGGCGGACAACTCGCTCCTCGTCACCTTCGAGCTGTCCCCGTCGGGCGACGGGACGCTGCTGCGCTTCACGGAGTCGGGCTTCCGCGAGCGGGGCTGGGAGGTCGCCGTCCTCGAGGAGGCCTACCGCGACCACGCCACCGGATGGGACCACTTCCTCCCCCGCCTGGTGACCTACGCGGACCGGCTGGTGTCGCAGTCGTGA